One Intestinimonas butyriciproducens genomic window, GTCTGAGACGCTGGCGACGGCCCAGACGCTTTTGGATGAGACAACACCTACTGTTTCGTAAATTCTTCTTCTATGCGGTTAAACATGGATAGCTGGAATAGGTCAAACTCCTCTTCAAGTTCTTGCTTAATTTTCATCGCTGCGGGCGTGGGGAGCCTCTTCAAAACATCGGACATGTTATCCAGATATACCCGGCAAAATCGATTTAAGTCATCTTTGAGCAAAGGGCTCATAAAATCACCTCCTCCACCACCCAAATCATACCACAGGGCGGGGGAGGGGGCAAACGGAACAGCGCATAAAAGGCCCGCTACCCACGGGCGACCATGAGCGGCGGGGGAAAGGAGGGGAAAGCATGGCAAGGCTACCGAGAATCACGCTGGAGATGGAAGGATTGGATGAGCTGATAGCAGCAACGGAAAAGGCAAGGGGCTTACTTGACGAACTCCGTGATACGCTGGATGAAATCAGCATCACACAGACCTCGTTACAGGTGAAAATAAATCAGCCGACGGCTGGCACCGACGGCTGACGCGAAGTTAGGTATCGAATGTGACGGTGATTTTGGCGTCATCTGGAATGATGCGAACATCTAGCCCGGATTTCGTGCGTTCCGATTCAATTTCACTCTGTTCAGAACAGCTTGTAATCGGATAGGTCTCTCTGCAATCCGGGCATACCAAGTGTCTGCCTCCAAGTTTTTTGACTGTAAAGAGAGCGCCGCATTTACATTTAAACAGATACATGTTCTCACCTCCTCCCACCACCCAAATCATACCACAGGGCGGGGGAGGGGGCAAGCGGAACAGCGCATAAAAGACCCGCTACCAGTGTGTGAGCCCGAAGGCGAGAAGAATTACCAATCACCTATAGCGGAAAGTGCCCAAGCCCATCCGCATAGCATCCCAGCAGGAGGTGACATCGTGAAAGAAGGAGTCAAGGTCACAAATATCATGGCCGACGGGTCCATCTGCGAAGACCTGAGCACGTACTTAGACAATCACGAACTACCGGAGGACGCGAAGTCGCTCATTGTCGATTTCATCCGGGCGGGCCGGAAGATCAGGGAGGCGCAAGGCGGGTAAGTCCCGCCAGTAGACAAGCCTAACCACACCCACGTCAAGAGACGGGGCGGCAGCTAGAAGCCGCCCTGCACCGAAAAGGAAGGAGGATGTATGTGAACAAGATCGTAAAAGTGGAAGCCATGTGCGACGGGTGGAAGGTGGAGGCCCGGACGCCGGATGGGATGACGGTTGTGCGCTTCGGGGCAGAGTCGGCGGAACAAACCATGGAAGATGCCCGCTGGGCGGAGGCGGAGCCGGCATGATGGAGGGGGCTGCTCCAGTAGAGCAGCCCCTGTAAGCAGTGGACAAGCCGTGCCGCCGCTGGGGCGGCGGGGATCAGGCGGAGCCCGGACGCACGGGCCAGGGCGTCGCGCCTCTCGGCGTCACCGCGACCCGCCGCGCCAGGAGCGGCACGGACATCATCAAGAGGAGGAGCAGAGTATGGATTACATAGACGCTGACTGGAGACCCGTGGGGGATGGACGCAACCGCCGGCGGAGGACGGGTATTTTGGCCGCCCAGCGCCAGGCATGGCATAAAATGACCCGGGCGGAGCGGCGGCGGGCACGGCTCGCGCTGCGGGACTGCGCCATGTTTTTGGGGTGTATCATTGTCGCAATCGGCCTGCCAGGGTGGGTCGAGTATCTTTTGTAATATGGCGGGCACAGAACGACCGGCATACTGGGCAGTCATCCCCGCATCCGTCCGGTACGACACGGAACTATCTCCCAATGCCAAGCTGCTTTACGGCGAGGTGACCGCCCTCTCGGACAAGCTGGGGTACTGCTATGCCCAAAACAGCTACTTTTCAAAGCTGTTCGGCCTGTCTGACCGGAGCATCACCCGGCTTTTTGCCGCGCTGGCGGAGCGGGGGTATTTGCGGGTGGACGTGATCCGGGACGAGGCTACGCAGGAGGTGCTGGAGCGGCGGATCTATGCTGTATACAGTCAAGAGGAATCCGAACCCCCTCCCGACAAAATTGTCGGGAGCTCTGACAATTTTGATACTACCCCTCCCGACACGCGGGAGGTGCTGGAGCGACGGATCTATGCCGTATGCGGACAGGAGGCAGCAGCACCCCCTCCCGACAAAATTGTCGGGACCCCTCCTGACAATTTTGTCACCACCCCTCCCGACAAAAATGTCCAGGAGAATAATACAAGTATAGAATATATACCCCCTATAGTCCCCCAAGGGGGACAGGCCAAAAAGAAGAAAACAAAGAGCGTCCCCACCTGGAAGCCTGAGCGGTTCGAGGCATTCTGGGCGTTCTACCCCCGCCATGAAGACCGGGTATCCGCCGTGCGGGAATGGGACAGGCTCAAGCCGGATGACGCGCTCATCGACGCCATTGCCCGGGCGCTCAAGTGGCAGGTGAGGGCCGAGGACTGGCCGGCGCCCTACGCCTGCCGGTACCTCCGAAACCAGCGGTGGACAGACGAGCCTAAACAGGGCGGCAAGGTGGGACCACCCAAGGCGCGGGCCAGACAGCTCACCGGATGGCACACGGAGGTCATCAACGGGGAGGAGGTGCTTGTGCCGGATGCCGGAAGTACATAGCCAGAGGCTGGATCTTATGGCCGAACAGAGCGTCATCGGCGCCATCCTCCTCACGGACCGGTGTCTTCCGGATGTGGAGCGGGAGCTCCGCCCAACAGATTTCCGCCTGGAGAGAGACCGGGCCCTCTACGAGGCGGCCCTGGCCTTGGAGCGGGATGGGGATAGGATCGACTCCGTGACCATCCTGGACCGTGCCCAGAAAATGGGGGCGCAGGTCTCACGGCAATATGTGCTGAATCTCATGGAACTCACCCCCACCGCCGCCAATGTGATGGAGTATGTCAAGCTGGTCAAGGAGGAGAGCCTTCGGGCGGCGCTGATGGAGACCGCTGATCGCATCCGAGAGGGCATTGTGGGACGGGAGTCGCCGTCCGCCGTCCTCTCCGCAGCCGGGCAGAGGCTGGATGACTTGGCGTCCCAGAGCAGCCTTGGGCGGCTGGTCACTCCGGCAGACGGCTTTCTGGCCTTTTTCCGCCAGCGGGACGCTGTGGAGGCCGGGGACGCCAGGGGCTATGTCTGCACCGGCTATATGGCCCTGGACGAGCTGCTGGGAGGCGGGATGCTCAACTCCGGACTCTATCTCCTGGCCGCAAGGCCCGGCATGGGGAAAACGACCCTGGCTCTTAACATTGCCGACCGGGTGGCCCAAACTGATCCGGTATTATTTGTCTCCCTGGAAATGGACACAGAACAACTAGCAGCTAAGCGGATCTCCCGAGAGACCGGCATCTCCGCCAACAAACTGCTGATGCAACCCCTTACAGAGTTGGAGGAGGCCAAGGTCAGTCAGGCCGCAAAGTCCCTGGCAAGCCTGGCATTTTACTCCAACGACGCCCCCACGGTAACGGTTGACGACATTGGCACTCTGGCCCGCAGCATTGGCGGACTGCGGCTCATCGTGGTGGACTATTTTGGCAAGATCCTACCCCCGGCCGCCTCCCGCCGGGTCGGGCGGGTGGAGTATACCACCGAGATTTCCGGCGCCCTGAAAAATCTGGCCCGGACGCTCCGTCTCCCCATCCTGACCCTGTGTCAGCTCAACCGGGAGGTGGAGGGGCGGCAGATCAAGCGGCCTCAGCTCTCTGACCTGCGGGACACCGGGGCCCTGGAGCAGGACGCCGACGGGGTGATCTTCCTCTACCGGGAGGACTACTACGCCGACCGCAGCACAGTGGACCCCAGCGTCCCATCTCTCCTGGAGGTGGATCTGGCCAAAAACCGACACGGCGGCGTTGGGGGCTGCACACTGGCCTTTTCCATGGCGTCCAGCCGGATCACCGGGATGTCCTACCGGAGGCCAAAGCGGGAGGAAATACCGGAGCAATTTAGACTCGGAGAGGAGTTTTGAGTAGAGATGGATAAATGGACACACATCACCATATTTGATAAGCCGTACCCGAAAGCGAAACAGGCAGAGGGATTAGCGATTTCGCAGGCCGTTGCGGGCGGGCATTGCGATAAATGCGGTTGTTTCTCTCAATGCTCCGCACAAGATGATTTTTGTGCTCCGACGTCCGCCTGGTGCATGCAACGCAAGATTGAAATTTTGAGGGAAATGGAGCAGTGAGCAATGGCCATCAAAAATTATACATCCGGGGTGGACGTGTACACGAGCCTGGGTGAGATTCAGGGGGCGCTCGCGGCGCATGGGGCGCGACAGATTATGGTGGAGTATGATGACCAGGGACGTCCCACCGGTGTAGCCTTTGCCATTGACACGCCGAACGGGCGACGGGGCTTTATGCTCCCGGCCAACATCGATGGAGTATGCCAAGTACTCCAGCGGCAAAAAGTCAAGGCAGACCTGGCACAGGCGGAGCGTACAGGCTGGCGCAATATCCGAGACTGGGTGCTGGCGCAAATGGCGATCATTGAGGCCGGTATGGTGAGCATGGACGAGGTGTTTCTGCCATACATGACCGACGGTCGAGGCAATACACTGTACCAGCTCTATCAGGGCGGACAACTGGCTTTGGGGGAGGGATGAGCATGGAGAGACTGACATATTGGTGTCCTAATGGCCAGGGCGGAGGAGAATGGCGTGTCAATATTGATGGCCGTGAAGAGAGGGGACTGCACGTTGACCGCCTCGCCGCCTACGAGGACACCTGGATAGGGCCGGAGGAAATCAAGGCGACATTTACGCCGGAGGCTGTCATAAAACTGGCGGCACAGGCCCTTGGCACCACGCCAGACCGCCTCCGCGAGCTGGCCCAGGCGGACCGGGAAAAGAACGACCCGTTGACGCTGGACGAGCTGCGGGGGATGCGCGGGAAATGGGTCTGGGTTGTATCTCCAGACAAAGATTTGACCGTGTCCGCATGGGCATACGTTGGGGCAAATCGTGTGTTTACATACTGGGAGTATGATAATGACGAACTGGTCGGGCGTGTGGTATACAACCTGTGCGACTATGGAGCTTGGATTGCCTACCGCAACCCGATTAAAACGGTTATGCCGGGGGAGGAACAGCATGGAGTGTAAATGCGCAAAATGCGGAGAAGTACGGGAAATCGTCTGTAGAGTAGATGGTGAGCCGTGGTGTGAGGAGTGCTTGGACAAAGCGTTGGGATTGATAGAGGAGGCAAAGCAGGCCAAACATGGACATCGGACTCATTGATGTGGATGGTCACAGTGGGTTCCCCAATTTGGCGTTGATGCATTTGTCCGCATGGCACAAGGCGAGAGCCGACGCTGTGGAGTGGTGGGATGGGTTTAAAACCTACGACCGGGTATACATGAGCAAGGTATTTACGTTTTCATCGGACGTGGAGACCGTCATCCGGGCGAATGAGGTGATCCGTGGCGGTACCGGGTACAAGGACTATGGCAGTCTGCCGCCGGAGATAGAGGCAACCTCACCGGATTACAGCATGTATCCACACGTAACGCATGCGGTCGGATTTTTGACAAGAGGTTGCATCCGTAATTGTCCGTGGTGTATTGTGCCACGCAAAGAGGGGGAGATACGCCCGGCCTCCACCTGGGAGGAGATCAAGCGGCCTGACAGCCGTGACCTGGTGCTATTGGACAACAATGTCCTGGCCCATCCGCATGGCCTGGAGCAGATCGATAAGATGGGGCATGCGCAGGTACGGGTAGATTTTAATCAGGGTTTGGACGCCCGGCTAATTACGCCGGAGATTGCCAGACTGTTGTCAAGGCTGCGGTGGATACGGTTTGTGCGCCTGAGCTGCGACACGGCGTCTATGCTCCCGGTGATCGAGCAGGCGGCGGCCTATATGAGGGAGGCGGGGATTGCACCGTCACGATTTTGGTGCTACATGCTGGTGCAGGATGTGGATGAGGCACACCGGCGTGCGCTGGCACTGGACAAGCTTGGCATTACCCCGTTTGCGCAGCCGTACAGGGATTATGACGGCGGTGAGCCGACTACAGAGCAGCGCAGGTTCGCGCGATGGGTCAATATGCGGGCCGCGTTTAAGTCGTGTAAATGGGAGGACTTTAGAGGGTGATCATCTTGACAGATCATATTAGCAATCAGCATGCCAAAGCCGACGCCGGAAAGCCGCGCCCCACGCTGGTACCGGTCTCGCTGATCGAGGCCGTGGCAGCGGTACGCATGTTTGGGTGCGCCAAGTACCACGATCCGGACAACTGGCGTCAGGTTGAGCCGCAGCGCTACAGGGATGCTTTGTACCGGCACTGGCTGGCCTATCTCAAAGGCGAGCATTACGATCATGAGAGCGGATTGCCTCACCTGTGGCATTTGGCCCGCAATGCGGCGTTTTTGATCGAGATGGGAGGTGGTGGAGATGGCAATTAAAGCTATGCCGTGCGTATCTATCCGATGCGACGGATGCGGGCGCGGGCACGACGAGATATATAGCACCCCGGCAGCCGAAATGAAAAATTTGAAGCTATATGGATGGACCGGAACATACAGAAAGTGTTTTTGCCCGGTTTGTAGCAAGGCCCGTAAGGAGGATGAGGACGATGGCTGTACTGACGCACATTGACCGGGTACCCTTTGGCGCTCCGACGCCGGAAGAAATTGCCCACGACAAAATAGCAAAGCAACACTTTTTGGAATACTGCGACAGCGGAAAATGCATCAGAATTGAGATGGCGAAGTGTATCAAATCCATCACGGCGGGTCTTTTGCACCTGGAGATCCTGGGGAAAGTCCCGGACTTAAGCGGACAGCGCCGACGGGGCAGGCGACAGGTACCCACTTCGCCCGGTCAGCAGTTCTACAATCTGAAGTGCTCCTGGAGAGAGTTGGAGCTGACTCTGGCGACTAACTTCGGTGCCCGAGACTGGGTGCTGGTCTTTACATACGACGATGCTCACCTCCCGGACAACAAGAAGAGTGCTGATACTTGCTTCCAGAGGTTTGTCCGGAGATATCGCGCGGCCCGCCGAAAACGGGGCGAAGAGCTCCGATATATATACAACACGGAGGGCTTTCACGAATGTCGATGTTACGACCACTTTGACGAGGACGGAGAGTTGGAGAACAGACGGCTCCACCACCATGTAGTGCTCAATTGTGTGTCGCTGGAGGACCTGGAGGAGGTGCGGAGCCTGTGGCAGGGGGGAGGTTATATTCGGGCGGAGCCTTTGGACGTCCATTATTATCGGGAACTTGCCAAGTACATGACGAAGGAGGCCCGGGAGTTTGGGCGGGCCAAGCCGGGAGAGAGGACTTGGCGGGGGTCTAGAAATCTCAAAAAATACCAGGTGGAGTACATTGAGATCCCGAGCGACAGCGTTACCCTTGCTCCGCCGATGGGAGCCGTGGATTATGAGAGCTTCAGTGAGAAAAACCCATACGGCTTTGCGGACTGTGTGGGGGCCCGGTATCTCCTTTTTCCTGAGCGGGAGCCGGAACGCTATACCTATAATATAGGACGGCGGCAAGGGCCGCTTAATAATTTTCCCGCTTGAAACCAGTCTTAATAATTCGTCAGGGTGTGTAGAAAAGGAGAAAAAGCCTTGCAAGCTGAGAAAAAAACTGATAAACTGATCATCAAGGACGGATGGTTGATGTGTCCCTCCTGCCGACGGCGTAAGGTCCTCCAGGTGAGGCCGGATACCTCGGCCAAAAATCTCATCGTCTACTGCCGGGATTGCCGGACAGAAACGATGGTCGATATCGAGCAGGGCCAGTGCTTTGAGAGCCGGTGCCGATGATCCAACCCGATTGGGGCGGACGTCGGAGCCGGCTTTTTGTTTTGTCTGGAGGTGATAGCCCATGGCGCAAAAACCGCTCCGGCCATGCCGACATCCTGGGTGCCCGGAGCTCACCCGCGAGGGATACTGCGCAAAGCATAAGCCAAAGCGGGCAGAGCGCGGGGAGAGTGCTGCGTGGCACTGGATGTATTATACGCCAGCATGGCGGGATGATCTTCGGCCCACACAGCTCCTGCGGGAGCCGTTCTGCCGCGAGTGCGCTAAACAGGGACAGCGGGTCAGGGCCACGCGGGTGGACCACAAGATTCCGCACCGTGGAGACTGGGCGCTATTCACGGACCGCCGAAATCTCCAGAGCCTATGTGAGCGGCATCACAACCAAAAAACGGCTCTGGAGATGGCCGAAAGACAGCGCAGAAAGCGCCAAAAGTAAGCGCCTCGACCCAGCAAAAGTGGACCAGGCTTGGGCGCATGCGCATGTGTCCGGGTCATGCCCGCGCTTAGTATCCACGACGCCGTAGGCGTCGGATACCCTCCCCCAACCCCCAAAAGTTCTGCCTGGATTCGTCTTCAACCACATGGCACCCTACGTGGAGGATTTTTTCCCCACTGGAGGTTTCGAGGGTCAGGGTGTGGTAGAGAGAGCGGAGATGGGAAACGCAGGAGGCAGGAAACGCGGGGGACGGGAGCGCCGGGAGCGGGAAAAATGCCGCGAGGAGGCGGGAAGGGCGCCCCGGAGATATCTGCCGGCAGGCGGCGAGCCTGAGTACGAGAAAACAAACAGACCGGGAGGTGTTGTAACATGCCGGGACCCAGACAGCCCACAGACGTTTTAAAGGCGAACGGGCGCAAGCACATGACACAGGCCGAGGAGGACGCACGGCGGGACCAGGAGGTCCACGTTCCTCCTCCGGAGCGGGCAGAGCCGCCCGCCTGGCTCATGAAGCGGTTTCACCGGGAGTTTCAGGAGATTGGGGAAATTCTGCGGCTGGCCGGACTGTACGCGGAACTGGACCGGGATGTGCTGGGCCAGTTCTTGGTGTCCAGGGACCGCTGGGTGCGGGCCGACAAGCTGGCCTCCGCCGCCATCCGGGCCAAGGATGAGAAGCTGGCCCGTGAGTGGACCGGAGTGCAGAGCAGCTATTTCAAGCAGTGCAGACAGTGTGCGGAAGCCATGGGACTGTCGGTCTCCTCCAGGTGCCGCCTGGTGGTCCCGCCGGCGCTTGCCGCCGCCGCCGTGGAGGCGGATGAAGTGGACGAGTTTACCCAGGCTCTGCGGGCCAGACAGGCCAGAGCGGCGGGGAAATAGCCCATGGAAGTGAGCAGACCGGAGAACGGGCAGTTTGTGTGCGACTTTGTGGAGCGGCTGCCGACCACGGACACGGGAAAGCCCTTTCACCTGTATGACTGGCAGAGGGAGACGCTGATGGAGTTTTACGGCTCCATGGATCGGGACGAGGGAAGCGGGGAGGAGCTGCGTAAATACCAGTATCTCTACCTGGAGATCCCAAAGAAGAACGGAAAGAGCGAGCTGGCCGCCGCCCTGGCCCTCTATCATCTGTTCGGGGACGGCGAGTTGAACGCGGAAGTCTATCTGTGCGCGGCGGACCGGGATAACGCGGGGATCGTGTTTCGGGCGGCGGTGTTCATGCTGGAAACGGCGCCCTGGACCGCGAAGATGATCGCCAGGGGCGAGCTGAAGGTCATCCGATCTCAGAAGCGGGTGGAGTACCGGCAGAGAAAGCGGGCGGAAAACGGGACCGTGCGGTGGGTCACGGTGGGGCAACTGGCGGTAATGTCCTCGGAGTCCTTTTCTAAACACGGCTACAAGCCCTCCTGCGTGATCTTCGACGAGCTCCACGCCCAGCCCAACCGTGAGATGTGGGACGTCATGACGGGTGCCGCCGGCGCGGCCCATGACCAACCGGTATGGATCGTGCTGACCACGGCGGGAGACGACCCGGACCGGAAGAGCATCGGATGGGAAATCCACGAAAAGGCGGTGGATATCCGGGACGCCCGCCGGCTCCGGACCATCCTGCGGGAGGGCGGAGACCCCAAAGAGGTCCTCTCCCTGCGCAAGGCCGCGCCCGATGAGTTAGCGTCCGCCATGGAGAAACTGCTGGCCCGGGATCAGAGCAATTGGCTGCCGGTGCTGTACGGACTCACCGCCCTGTACGGAGACGACCCGGAGGACCTGGCCGGGGTGGACATCTGGGACGAGGGATTCTGGCGGCGCTGCAACCCCTCCCTGGGGCAGCATCTGAAGCTGCGGGCCCTGCGTCTGGAGGCCCAGGAGGCCAAACGGAGCCCGGCGGGGGAGAAACTGTTCCGGTGGCTGCGGCTCAACCAGTGGATCAGCGTGAAGGCGGTGGGGTGGATACCCCTGACCCTCTACGACAAGACCCAGTGGGGGCCCTCCGCCAAAGCCGAGCGGGAGGCATGGCTTGGGCGCCTGCGTGGACTCAAGTGCTACGGGGGGTTGGACCTCTCCACCACGACGGACCTGACGGCCCTGACCCTGCTGTTCCCTCCTCAGCCAGGACTGGAGCACTGGGTGGCGCTGTTCCAGGCGTGGCGGCCGGAGGATGGCGTGAGGGAGGCCGAGCAGCGGGACCACGTGCCCTATCAGGACTGGGCGAGGGCCGGGTTCCTGACCCTTTGCCCGGGGGATATGATCGACTTCCCCCAGGTGGAGGAGGCGGTGGCCGACGCTGCCGGGCGCTACGAGCTGGCGCTGCTGGGGGTAGACCCCTACCTCAGCCGGACGCTGACCCAGCGGCTGATGGACCGGGGCGTCCAGGTGGTGGAGATTCCGCAGACCATGCCGTCGATGTCGCCGGCCATGAAAGAGCTTGAGCGGCTGATCCGGGCCCACCGAATGCTCCACATCCATAACACCTGCGCCCGGTGGTGCTTTGGAAACGTCCGGTGCGCGGTGGATGGCAACGAGAACATGAAGCCCATGAAGAACCGGAGCATTGGGCGCATCGATATCGCGGTGGCCTGGATCATCGCCATGGCTACGGCGATTGTGGCGGAAAATCAGCCCATCGACCTGGCGGCCGCTATGAAACGGCCTGATTTCAGTCTGTGAGACGCAAGGAGGTCCTATGGAAAAGAAATGGAAAACGGCGCTGCGGCGCCGAGGGGCGGAACTGGCATTGGCGGCGGGCGCCGCAGCGGTGGCGGCGGGCGCGGGCCTGATTTACCTCCCGGCCGGCCTCATCGCCGGCGGGCTGCTGGCCATCGCCGGCGCGGCCCTGAGCATCCTGGGAGGGGGTGGGGGGCGGTGAGTATTGCCCAGGGTATCCGGGTCCTGGCCCGGGTCCCCACGAGGCGTAAAGCAGTGACGGCTGAGTCCATGATTGCCGCCGGCTATCCGCCCATGGGGACGGACACCAACGAAAGCCTCGCCCGCAAGCTCTCAGCGGTGGATCGGTGCATAGAAATCCTCAGCGACTCCATGGGGAAGCTGCCCTCCTTCATTATGGACAGCCGGACCCGGGAGCGGGTGGACCTGCCGCTGCTTCAATTGCTCAACGTGCGTCCCAACGCGGCTATGAGTCCGTTTGTGGCCAAGAAAGTGGTGGAGACCAGCCGTCTGGTCACCGGAAACGGATATGAATGGATTCTGCGCAGCCCACGTACCGGGCGCATCACCGAGATTATCCCGGTGCCCGGGGAGCTGGTGGAGCCATGGCGGGATCAGAGCGGCCGGGTGTGGTACACGGTGACCCATCCCTGGACGGGGGAACCCATGCGCCTGCCGCAGGAGGATATCTGCCACTACAAAGCGGCCTCCCGGGACGGGCTGAAGGGCGTGGGGGTCCTCCGCCGGGCCAGCGAGGTCATCGCCTCCAGCCTGGCGGCCCAACAATACGAGCGGGCCTACTATGAAAACGGTGGCCAGCCCTCCGGCGTGCTGCGCACCGAGAGCGATCTGGGTGGATATGCCGAGGACCCGGAGGGGAAGCCGCTGACCCGCTCCGACGGCTCATGGATTACCCGGAAGGACCAGCTGAGGAGCGAATGGGAGAAGGTCCACGCCGGGCCCAACAACAGCCACCGGGTGGCCATCCTGGACTTCGGCCTGGACTACAAGCCCCTGTCGGTGAGCAACCAGGACGCCCAGTTTATTGAGAGCAGGGAGGTGTCGGTCCGGGATATCGCCCGGTATTTCGGCGTGCCGCTCTACAAACTCCAGGAGGGCAAACAGGCATATGGGTCCAACGAGCAAAACGCCATCGAGTACGTGGTGGGAACGCTTCACCCCAATGTGAGCCAGTACGAGGAGGAGCGGACCTGGAAACTGCTGACCAGGAGCCAGGTGGACGCTGGTCTGGAAGTCCGCATCAACATGATGGCGGAGCTACGGGGCGACACCTCCGCCCGGGGCCAGTGGTACAAGGATATGATGCAGGAGGGACCCTTCTCCGTCAACGATGTGAGGGCCCTGGAGGATATGCCGGATGTGCCGGGGGGCGACGAGCGGCGGGCCAGCCTCAACTATGTACCCCTGCGGGATTGGCCGGAGTTGAGCCGTATCCGGGCGGAGACCGGCAGAAGGGAGAGTTAATGGAACAGATCATGAAATCGGCCCGGCTGCTGAAGGCCGAGGCCACCGAGGAGGACCTGGCGCTCATTGCCCGGCAGGCCCTGCGCCCCCTGGCGGCGGAGGAGGTCTATACCTTCCGTCTGGCGGCGTGCAACAACCAGGTGGACCGGGATCTGGAGCGATTCACCGAGGCCACCCTGGAGGACCTCGCTAAGCTCTTTGTGGGACGGCCGGTACTGCTGGACCACAAGTGGACCGCAGGGAGCCAGACCGCCCGGGTGTACAGCGCCGGCGTGGAGGGGATGCCCGACGTGGAGGGAGGACAACAGTTGGTGCTGCGGTGCTACATGCCGAGGCTCCAGAGCAACGGTGACACCATCGCCGCCATCGAGACAGGACTGCTCCGGGAGTGCAGCGTCGGGGTGGCGATGGAGCGGGCCATCTGCACCATCTGCGGCACAGACCGGGCCACTGCCTGGTGTGAGCACGTCAAGGGCTGCTGCTACGAGGGCAAGCAGTGCTGTGTCGAGCTGGATGGAGCTGCCGACGCCTATGAGGTGTCTCTGCTGCCGGTCCCGGCGCAGCCGGCGGCGGGGGTGGTCAAACGCTATGGCGGGCCAGAGGGCCCGGAAGGGTCGCCTCCGGGCAAAGCGCCCGGCAAAGATAGTCAGAACTGGCAGGACGAAGCCCTGCTGGAGCTGGAAAAAAACAGATATTATGGAGGGTATCAAGCATGAGAAGAAAATTGATCGACCTGAAAACCCAGCGAACCACCCTGCTGGAGGGGGCTGAGGCTCTGCTGAAGGATGGCAAGCGGGAGGAGTACCGCGCCGAGATGGCCAAGGTGGCGGCCATGAACGATGAGATCAAGGACGTGGAGGAGCTGGTCCGGGAGCAGGACCGCAAGTTCCTGGAAAAGGCCCCCGATCTGGCCGAGGAGAGGGACAAGGCGGAGGAGCGGGGCAATGCGCTGATGAAGGGCGATGAAGTGAAATTTGCTCCCATGGAGGTGGCCAAGGCCCTCTTTGCGCCCCGCCAGACGGAGAAGGCTGTGACCCTGGCCACCGGCACCCTAGCTCAGCCCACCGGAGCGGGTACGGATATCCGGGACGCCATGGGCTACGGCGTGGGCGCCATCATCGATCAGGTCTACGTCCAGGACCTTACCGGTATGGCCGCCTATCTGGAGCCCTATGTGATCTCCGAGCCTGCCGCCAACGGGGCCAAGGTTTCCACCGCCGCCGGGACGGCCCGCACTGCCTCCGCCGATCCCACCTTCGGCGTTGCCAAAATCGCCCCCTACGAGCTCACCACCACCAGCTACGTGGACCGGAACATCTCCCGCCTCACCCCCGCCAACTACTATGCCAAGGTGTTCGGCATGGCCATGCGGGCGATGCGCAGGGACACGGTGGGGATGATCTTCAACGGCGACGGCCAGGCCACCAACGAGATGTTTGGCGTCAAGACCGCCAAGAACATGGCGGGCAGCACCATCTATGCCTCTTTGGATGTGGATGAGGTAGGCCCCGACCTGCTCACGGAGCTGATGTTCTCCTACGGCGGAGACGAGGAGCTGGGCGGAAACTGCCGGCTGTACCTCAACAA contains:
- a CDS encoding phage major capsid protein, which codes for MRRKLIDLKTQRTTLLEGAEALLKDGKREEYRAEMAKVAAMNDEIKDVEELVREQDRKFLEKAPDLAEERDKAEERGNALMKGDEVKFAPMEVAKALFAPRQTEKAVTLATGTLAQPTGAGTDIRDAMGYGVGAIIDQVYVQDLTGMAAYLEPYVISEPAANGAKVSTAAGTARTASADPTFGVAKIAPYELTTTSYVDRNISRLTPANYYAKVFGMAMRAMRRDTVGMIFNGDGQATNEMFGVKTAKNMAGSTIYASLDVDEVGPDLLTELMFSYGGDEELGGNCRLYLNKMDLLALGKLRGTNEKRRLFDIVPDAGNPNTGTIREGGTIIPYSISSKLTALSASTQGAAAIQTMVYGDPMNYELGLFGAYTVRVDESVKAVERMLTILGDAMVGGNLIVDKGFVVATLPKSSG
- a CDS encoding phage portal protein, whose product is MSIAQGIRVLARVPTRRKAVTAESMIAAGYPPMGTDTNESLARKLSAVDRCIEILSDSMGKLPSFIMDSRTRERVDLPLLQLLNVRPNAAMSPFVAKKVVETSRLVTGNGYEWILRSPRTGRITEIIPVPGELVEPWRDQSGRVWYTVTHPWTGEPMRLPQEDICHYKAASRDGLKGVGVLRRASEVIASSLAAQQYERAYYENGGQPSGVLRTESDLGGYAEDPEGKPLTRSDGSWITRKDQLRSEWEKVHAGPNNSHRVAILDFGLDYKPLSVSNQDAQFIESREVSVRDIARYFGVPLYKLQEGKQAYGSNEQNAIEYVVGTLHPNVSQYEEERTWKLLTRSQVDAGLEVRINMMAELRGDTSARGQWYKDMMQEGPFSVNDVRALEDMPDVPGGDERRASLNYVPLRDWPELSRIRAETGRRES
- a CDS encoding phage terminase small subunit P27 family; amino-acid sequence: MPGPRQPTDVLKANGRKHMTQAEEDARRDQEVHVPPPERAEPPAWLMKRFHREFQEIGEILRLAGLYAELDRDVLGQFLVSRDRWVRADKLASAAIRAKDEKLAREWTGVQSSYFKQCRQCAEAMGLSVSSRCRLVVPPALAAAAVEADEVDEFTQALRARQARAAGK
- a CDS encoding terminase large subunit, translated to MEVSRPENGQFVCDFVERLPTTDTGKPFHLYDWQRETLMEFYGSMDRDEGSGEELRKYQYLYLEIPKKNGKSELAAALALYHLFGDGELNAEVYLCAADRDNAGIVFRAAVFMLETAPWTAKMIARGELKVIRSQKRVEYRQRKRAENGTVRWVTVGQLAVMSSESFSKHGYKPSCVIFDELHAQPNREMWDVMTGAAGAAHDQPVWIVLTTAGDDPDRKSIGWEIHEKAVDIRDARRLRTILREGGDPKEVLSLRKAAPDELASAMEKLLARDQSNWLPVLYGLTALYGDDPEDLAGVDIWDEGFWRRCNPSLGQHLKLRALRLEAQEAKRSPAGEKLFRWLRLNQWISVKAVGWIPLTLYDKTQWGPSAKAEREAWLGRLRGLKCYGGLDLSTTTDLTALTLLFPPQPGLEHWVALFQAWRPEDGVREAEQRDHVPYQDWARAGFLTLCPGDMIDFPQVEEAVADAAGRYELALLGVDPYLSRTLTQRLMDRGVQVVEIPQTMPSMSPAMKELERLIRAHRMLHIHNTCARWCFGNVRCAVDGNENMKPMKNRSIGRIDIAVAWIIAMATAIVAENQPIDLAAAMKRPDFSL